From one Chanodichthys erythropterus isolate Z2021 chromosome 3, ASM2448905v1, whole genome shotgun sequence genomic stretch:
- the nr1d1 gene encoding nuclear receptor subfamily 1 group D member 1 isoform X1 produces the protein MTLLGLNMTTAVDPNNTGGVISYIGSCGGSPNRTSPVSMYSENSNSSLQSFTQPCFGSSFPPSPNGSHDSSRMYTSSSSSSSSSSGSGEEGNSSCSSGSPRGRDDGGSARNSPNKSVATLTKLNGMVLLCKVCGDVASGFHYGVHACEGCKGFFRRSIQQNIQYKKCLKNETCTIMRINRNRCQQCRFKKCLSVGMSRDAVRFGRIPKREKQRMLAEMQNAMNNMVNNQLQNEFQLASITSNTPCSSSSSPSTAASSSPCPGLTVGPQPQPPAVPVAPSPSPPAPTSPSVQPAQSPPPLTSSPTPCSSPGVDKTIAAITRAHRETFVYAHDKLGPALLPHNGELDNRSINRCMAGYHLNGNNTIFHHDNNVAHHCNNFEVPAENGLHFQASQAPGQHQQHNNNDQRSPNGNLYGIHHSQELNSSQGQNCPWKKRKEILLACPMNMHPYSDPNKTPQEIWEDFSLSFTPAVREVVEFAKHIPGFSTLSQNDQVTLLKAGTFEVLMVRFASLFNVKEKTVTFISGATYRLEALKSMGMGDLLGTMFDFSEKLNALELSAEELGLFTAVVLVSADRSGIENVNSVEMLQESLIRALRTLVSKSAPCDASRFTKLLLKLPDLRTLNNMHSEKLLSFRIDA, from the exons atgactttactGGGGCTCAACATGACGACAGCAGTAGACCCAAACAACACAG GTGGGGTAATATCATACATCGGATCGTGTGGGGGCTCTCCCAACCGCACCAGCCCCGTGTCCATGTACAGTGAGAACTCCAACAGCAGCCTGCAGTCCTTTACGCAACCCTGCTTTGGTTCTTCATTCCCACCATCCCCCAACGGATCCCATGATTCCTCTCGCATGTACAccagcagcagtagcagcagcagctcGAGTTCTGGATCAGGAGAGGAGGGAAACTCATCATGCTCTAGTGGATCCCCAAGAGGCCGTGATGATGGTGGAAGTGCACGCAATTCACCCAACAAATCAGTTGCCACCCTTACTA AGCTGAATGGAATGGTGTTGCTGTGCAAAGTGTGTGGCGATGTGGCTTCCGGTTTTCACTATGGTGTCCATGCCTGTGAGGGCTGCAAG GGTTTCTTTCGACGCAGCATCCAGCAGAACATCCAGTACAAAAAGTGCCTGAAGAATGAAACTTGTACCATTATGAGGATCAACCGGAACCGGTGCCAGCAGTGCCGTTTCAAAAAGTGTCTGTCTGTGGGAATGTCCCGAGATG CTGTTCGTTTCGGCCGTATCCCAAAACGCGAGAAGCAGCGTATGCTGGCCGAGATGCAAAACGCCATGAACAACATGGTGAACAACCAGCTTCAGAATGAATTCCAGCTGGCGAGCATCACATCAAACACCCCCTGCTCTTCTTCTTCGTCCCCATCTACCGCCGCCTCTTCATCTCCTTGCCCAGGCCTTACAGTGGGGCCGCAACCCCAGCCTCCCGCAGTGCCTGTAGCACCATCCCCATCCCCCCCGGCCCCAACATCCCCATCGGTGCAACCGGCTCAGAGCCCCCCACCTCTTACATCTTCCCCAACACCGTGCTCCAGCCCGGGAGTAGACAAAACCATTGCCGCCATAACCCGGGCACACCGCGAGACCTTCGTCTACGCCCATGATAAGTTAGGTCCAGCGCTGCTGCCACACAACGGCGAGCTGGACAACCGAAGCATTAACCGCTGCATGGCTGGATACCACCTCAATGGCAACAACACCATCTTCCACCATGATAATAATGTCGCTCATCATTGTAACAACTTTGAGGTGCCAGCAGAAAATGGCCTCCATTTTCAAGCCTCCCAAGCACCTGGACAACATCAGCAGCATAACAACAATGACCAGCGATCTCCAAACGGTAACCTCTACGGCATCCACCACAGTCAGGAGTTAAACAGCAGCCAGGGTCAGAACTGTCCTTGGAAAAAACGCAAAGAGATTCTGCTG GCTTGTCCAATGAACATGCATCCTTACTCAGACCCCAACAAAACACCCCAGGAAATTTGGGAAGACTTCTCTCTTAGCTTCACCCCAGCGGTACGAGAGGTGGTGGAGTTCGCCAAACACATACCAGGGTTTAGCACTCTATCCCAAAACGACCAGGTCACTTTGCTGAAGGCTGGGACATTTGAG GTCCTCATGGTACGCTTCGCCTCTCTGtttaatgtaaaagaaaaaactgTAACGTTCATCTCAGGCGCCACCTACAGATTGGAGGCCCTGAAAAGCATGGGGATGGGCGATTTGCTGGGAACCATGTTTGACTTCAGTGAAAAACTCAACGCATTAGAGCTCTCAGCAGAAGAACTGGGTCTCTTCACTGCAGTGGTGCTGGTTTCTGCAG ACCGTTCTGGAATTGAAAATGTGAATTCTGTGGAGATGCTTCAGGAAAGTCTAATCCGGGCTCTCCGAACCCTCGTCAGCAAGAGCGCCCCTTGCGACGCCTCCCGATTCACCAAGCTGCTCCTCAAACTTCCTGACCTGCGCACGCTTAATAACATGCACTCAGAAAAACTGCTCTCTTTCCGCATTGATGCCTGA
- the nr1d1 gene encoding nuclear receptor subfamily 1 group D member 1 isoform X2, whose amino-acid sequence MYSENSNSSLQSFTQPCFGSSFPPSPNGSHDSSRMYTSSSSSSSSSSGSGEEGNSSCSSGSPRGRDDGGSARNSPNKSVATLTKLNGMVLLCKVCGDVASGFHYGVHACEGCKGFFRRSIQQNIQYKKCLKNETCTIMRINRNRCQQCRFKKCLSVGMSRDAVRFGRIPKREKQRMLAEMQNAMNNMVNNQLQNEFQLASITSNTPCSSSSSPSTAASSSPCPGLTVGPQPQPPAVPVAPSPSPPAPTSPSVQPAQSPPPLTSSPTPCSSPGVDKTIAAITRAHRETFVYAHDKLGPALLPHNGELDNRSINRCMAGYHLNGNNTIFHHDNNVAHHCNNFEVPAENGLHFQASQAPGQHQQHNNNDQRSPNGNLYGIHHSQELNSSQGQNCPWKKRKEILLACPMNMHPYSDPNKTPQEIWEDFSLSFTPAVREVVEFAKHIPGFSTLSQNDQVTLLKAGTFEVLMVRFASLFNVKEKTVTFISGATYRLEALKSMGMGDLLGTMFDFSEKLNALELSAEELGLFTAVVLVSADRSGIENVNSVEMLQESLIRALRTLVSKSAPCDASRFTKLLLKLPDLRTLNNMHSEKLLSFRIDA is encoded by the exons ATGTACAGTGAGAACTCCAACAGCAGCCTGCAGTCCTTTACGCAACCCTGCTTTGGTTCTTCATTCCCACCATCCCCCAACGGATCCCATGATTCCTCTCGCATGTACAccagcagcagtagcagcagcagctcGAGTTCTGGATCAGGAGAGGAGGGAAACTCATCATGCTCTAGTGGATCCCCAAGAGGCCGTGATGATGGTGGAAGTGCACGCAATTCACCCAACAAATCAGTTGCCACCCTTACTA AGCTGAATGGAATGGTGTTGCTGTGCAAAGTGTGTGGCGATGTGGCTTCCGGTTTTCACTATGGTGTCCATGCCTGTGAGGGCTGCAAG GGTTTCTTTCGACGCAGCATCCAGCAGAACATCCAGTACAAAAAGTGCCTGAAGAATGAAACTTGTACCATTATGAGGATCAACCGGAACCGGTGCCAGCAGTGCCGTTTCAAAAAGTGTCTGTCTGTGGGAATGTCCCGAGATG CTGTTCGTTTCGGCCGTATCCCAAAACGCGAGAAGCAGCGTATGCTGGCCGAGATGCAAAACGCCATGAACAACATGGTGAACAACCAGCTTCAGAATGAATTCCAGCTGGCGAGCATCACATCAAACACCCCCTGCTCTTCTTCTTCGTCCCCATCTACCGCCGCCTCTTCATCTCCTTGCCCAGGCCTTACAGTGGGGCCGCAACCCCAGCCTCCCGCAGTGCCTGTAGCACCATCCCCATCCCCCCCGGCCCCAACATCCCCATCGGTGCAACCGGCTCAGAGCCCCCCACCTCTTACATCTTCCCCAACACCGTGCTCCAGCCCGGGAGTAGACAAAACCATTGCCGCCATAACCCGGGCACACCGCGAGACCTTCGTCTACGCCCATGATAAGTTAGGTCCAGCGCTGCTGCCACACAACGGCGAGCTGGACAACCGAAGCATTAACCGCTGCATGGCTGGATACCACCTCAATGGCAACAACACCATCTTCCACCATGATAATAATGTCGCTCATCATTGTAACAACTTTGAGGTGCCAGCAGAAAATGGCCTCCATTTTCAAGCCTCCCAAGCACCTGGACAACATCAGCAGCATAACAACAATGACCAGCGATCTCCAAACGGTAACCTCTACGGCATCCACCACAGTCAGGAGTTAAACAGCAGCCAGGGTCAGAACTGTCCTTGGAAAAAACGCAAAGAGATTCTGCTG GCTTGTCCAATGAACATGCATCCTTACTCAGACCCCAACAAAACACCCCAGGAAATTTGGGAAGACTTCTCTCTTAGCTTCACCCCAGCGGTACGAGAGGTGGTGGAGTTCGCCAAACACATACCAGGGTTTAGCACTCTATCCCAAAACGACCAGGTCACTTTGCTGAAGGCTGGGACATTTGAG GTCCTCATGGTACGCTTCGCCTCTCTGtttaatgtaaaagaaaaaactgTAACGTTCATCTCAGGCGCCACCTACAGATTGGAGGCCCTGAAAAGCATGGGGATGGGCGATTTGCTGGGAACCATGTTTGACTTCAGTGAAAAACTCAACGCATTAGAGCTCTCAGCAGAAGAACTGGGTCTCTTCACTGCAGTGGTGCTGGTTTCTGCAG ACCGTTCTGGAATTGAAAATGTGAATTCTGTGGAGATGCTTCAGGAAAGTCTAATCCGGGCTCTCCGAACCCTCGTCAGCAAGAGCGCCCCTTGCGACGCCTCCCGATTCACCAAGCTGCTCCTCAAACTTCCTGACCTGCGCACGCTTAATAACATGCACTCAGAAAAACTGCTCTCTTTCCGCATTGATGCCTGA